The genomic segment GCAACCGTTCGGCATTCATGCCACGGCCATCGTCCGCCACTAGGAGAACGATGTGATCCCCTTCCTGGCGCGCCTCCAGCCGGACCTGAGATTTCCCGGACTTACCCAGCGCGATCCGATCTTCGGTCGGTTCCACACCATGATCAACAGCATTACGGATCAAATGGATGATCGGATCCGACAGATCCTCGATCATCGTCTTGTCGATTTCCGTTTCCTCGCCAGCCAGAACCAGTTCCACATCCTTGCCCAGGGATCGAGCCAGATCCCGTGCGATGCGGGGATATTTCTGGAATAGCCGCCCAATAGGCTGCATGCGGGTTTTCATCACCGCGTTCTGCAAGTCCGACACCAGCAAATCCAACTGGCTCACCGCCTGATCCAAGGCATGCAGGGTATCGGTATCACTACGGCCGTTCAGAATATCCGAACGCAAGGAGGTGAGCCGGTTCTTGGTCAGTCCGATCTCACCCGACAGGTTGAGCACCTGATCCAGCCGCGAAGTATCGACTCGTATTGAATTGTCACGGGTCTTCTCCGTTTCACGGCGTCCTACGGGGCCATGCTGGCCAGACTTGTCCACAGAGCGGCGACCGATGGCAGCCTGGATGATCTGCTCCGGTGATTCACCGATCACCTCATGATGCAACTCCGGGGTATCGATGGCTTTCGGCACCGATGCCGGAACTACCATACCGCTACCTGGGCTGGTGACAGCGCTGAAGAGTTGGTCCCAGTCCGGCTCAGAATTGGATGAACTCTCCGGGGCGCTCACTGCGGCCACCGGCTCGCCCTGAGAAAAAGACATGTTCAACTTACCCTCGATAGCAGCTTTCAGATTGGCAATCAATCCCGGTGAAGCCGCCTGGGGCAACACCCCGCCGTCCAGCGCGCCAAACATCTCACGCACCGCTCCCGTAGCCTCCAGGATCACATCCATGATTTCGCCGGTTACTTGCAGCTCGCCATTGCGCAAGCGGTCAAACAGGTTTTCCGTCAAATGGCACAGCGTCACCAGCTCGCCGGCATTCAGAAACCCAGCCCCCCCCTTGATCGTATGAAATCCCCGAAAGATATCATTCAACAATCCGTGGTCCTGGGGTCTCTGCTCCAGATCCACCAGTTTGTTGTCCACATCTGAAAGCAGATCATTTGCTTCCACAAGAAAATCCTGGAGCAGGTCTTCCATGCCTTGAAAATCACTCATCGCTCATCCCTTCTGCGCCCAAGTCCATCATCGACAGGAATTTTAGAAACCCAGACTTTCCAACAGGTCATCCACTTGACCTTGCGTGGTTACCACATCGCCCCGGCCGGCGACATTGGTCACCGGTCCATTCAACAAGCCTTCGGGAGCATTTACCTTCCGCTCGCCCGGCATGGCCTCGATCAGCACACCCAATAACTGGCCTTCGAGTCCCTGGGCCATCTCGATAATCTTCTTGATGACCTG from the Denitratisoma oestradiolicum genome contains:
- a CDS encoding chemotaxis protein CheA, whose translation is MSDFQGMEDLLQDFLVEANDLLSDVDNKLVDLEQRPQDHGLLNDIFRGFHTIKGGAGFLNAGELVTLCHLTENLFDRLRNGELQVTGEIMDVILEATGAVREMFGALDGGVLPQAASPGLIANLKAAIEGKLNMSFSQGEPVAAVSAPESSSNSEPDWDQLFSAVTSPGSGMVVPASVPKAIDTPELHHEVIGESPEQIIQAAIGRRSVDKSGQHGPVGRRETEKTRDNSIRVDTSRLDQVLNLSGEIGLTKNRLTSLRSDILNGRSDTDTLHALDQAVSQLDLLVSDLQNAVMKTRMQPIGRLFQKYPRIARDLARSLGKDVELVLAGEETEIDKTMIEDLSDPIIHLIRNAVDHGVEPTEDRIALGKSGKSQVRLEARQEGDHIVLLVADDGRGMNAERLRAKALEKGLITDEEANTMDERQSFNLIFLPGFSTKDVASDVSGRGVGMDVVRTNIQKLNGSIEIKSQQGKGTTFVISLPLTLAILPVLLVQLGAQPFAVPLSMVREILPIEVTQVQEVGGRATMVVRGEVMPIYPLSYMLGWAAEAVPGYGVLMQSAEHTFILAIDGFMGREDAVIKSLEDFRPKGVAGVTTLSNGQIVLILDMKELIQELGEGRGVPRSTFFEALEAVA